Below is a window of Brassica napus cultivar Da-Ae chromosome A5, Da-Ae, whole genome shotgun sequence DNA.
GTGATAAATTCGTCAGagaattttcaagaaaaactcATTGTGGATATCAAGGGAATTACCAAATGATAACTGACTGAAAGCATCACATAAAATCTTCTAAATATTACTAGGCAAGCTATTAGTTGcacaataattaaaattgatAACAATTATTGTATCCTAATATTTATAACCTGATAAAGTTGAGCATGTGTAcctatttttgaaattatcaaCATGTTTAGCAGAAGGATCAAACCATATTGTATGACACTAAAAGCATTTGATAtgcttattttaaaatttagactAACAAATTAGTATCCGAcgaatataaataaaactgcacatataataaatgaataaatattgttataattttttataagatttGACAGACATAAAACGCAAGACACATATCACAACCGCATCCATCTTCTTTAATGTGTATATGAAAATGTTCTTTTCGCATGATATCCTCATAAAATGCACTTAAGGCCTTAAGGGTAAcctatcttatatatattttagttaacaATAAATCTTTGTTTATATGATATACATAAAAACACCACTTACTTTGTAGAGTGCAAAATTATTTGTAGTTTAGATGAAttgattgattttattttagtcTTTACTTCTTCGACGTTACCAACCTAACTGATTTGTCCAATGACATTTGTCAAGTCCAACAAACACAAAATGTCAAAATTGcgaaattatgattttttacgaacaaaataatacataagCATATAGTTACATATGTAcgctttcttttcatattttttatctaaGATATCACaaaaatcagtaaaatatttttctggtacaaaatcaagaaaatttGTCAAAGCTTTGGTCCAAGTTATTCATTTAATAGACCATTTGTATGGAAATAAGATGATAATGAATTCACCATCGTATATTTTTTTAGTCTGAATATGTTGATTCATAAAGTTTGCCCGTCATGTAGAAGATGCTTATGTTTTTGTAAAACCTCATTCTCAATAGATGCATGCAATATGATAcattttatttaccaaaaaaagatgCATTAGTATTTTCATATGTAGTGAAGAACATTAAAAtcgtttataaataattaatagtaCATGAACACTACACTATCTTTTCATCCACAAGGATTAACTCAATAGAGTTCCTGTTATGGAGTTGAAAAGTTCATTTGTTGATAGTCTTTACATGAATTTCATGATTCTCACTGAATGGTTCTAGCAAGTTCACCTGAATTTAGTATGGAATATTTCTTgggaaaatgacatttttgcgTTAAACGATTGGGTTATACATGAGAGgaagatgtatatatataagtttttgaCTAGTTAACCTACGAGTCATAAGAACATTTCCCAGTACGTTAGTAGTACCATGTTTAAACGATTTGGTTCAAATATAGTATCTTACCTAACGTCTATGATGTATTTAAATTAATAGTTAAACGatttgtgatatatatatatatattagaattttTGTTTACAATGGTGAAATCATACTATTCGTGAGAGAATTTTGGTGATTTGATATATAGGAAGTATAATTTTTGTGaacaatatcaatactaaataTCAAAGTTTATGTGGTtatcaattaataaaatattatgatagatatataaaataaaatatcgtgTATCACTTTTGTCTTGAAACCTAAACCGTAAAACCTAAAATTAATTCAATCAAACCAACATTGTATATTGAAACCATATATGTTGCATAAACCTTATAAGTAAATTAATCACAAAAGTATCAATCATAAATCAAAGTTTATAATATGATGGGGAAATCAAATGAATTCAGATGAGAAATTATCTAGCGAGTTTTGATTAGGATAACCACACAATTTAACGCAAACTGGAACGAAATTGAAATATGGTAACTAAAAAAATCGTTTATTTAAGCTAATCTGGAATTAACGATGTCAGCAAGTTAATAAATTCTTATCCTATGTGGACTTGAGTCATATTTGAGTCATCAATACATGTCATTTATATCATGTCACATTTtagaaccaatcaaattataatttttcagtTAAGCATGTCTTCAATTAATAGTATAATGTTGGTTTGAAAATAGTAAGAAAATAATCTAGTAGATATCGACTTAGAATCTATACTTTTGAAGTGTAGTTTGTATACGTTTTGGAATTTCGAGTTTGTTATCAATTCTTCACATGAGAGATAAACAATTTACATTCAAAAGTACaaatttcttctttctttacATGATAACTTGGAAAAGAACATACAAATTGAGGACTAGGCAGGCTCAAGCCTTGAGGAAATGGTACTTAGATTCAACGTAGCTCTCTGCGTCCCATAAGAAAGATCCAAAGGTCACAGCTTCCAAAACCAACATCGCAAGACCCGAGAAACTCAGAGACAGAACCTCATCGTTAGACGTATCCAGCTTACCGTCCTCCAGTATCCTTATGTCCGGTCGCCCAAAGAGCGCCTGGGTCTGCTTCTCTATCAGCGACATGGCTTCTTTAGACCGTATCGTGGCGTATCTCTGAAGCGTATCCGAGTCTAAGTACGTAACGTACGATCTCAACCCGTAAGACGACGACTCTCCTTCATTCCTCTGTATTGCGTACTCATCAGGATCATATTCCTCTGGTTGGATCCGGATCAAAGAATCCGGGTCCCATAACGGGTAAGGAGGGGAAGGCTCTTCGTAGCGTTCCCTGGTTTTGTCAGGCCGTTTGGGAAGTGTGTTCATGGTTCTCTCAAGCTGGTATCTCTGGTCGATTCTTCTTAGGAAGTAGCCATACATGACAGAAGCAGCATAGAGTTTCCCGAGTTTGATCTTGCTTATCTGAACTATGGAGCTTAACGGACCTACTGCTGTTCTGTCTCCAAGAACCGAAGACAGGTGACTCTGTATCATCTCAAAGGCTTCCGCAGAGTGAATGACTTCAAGCTTCTCTTCTTGGTTTGGCCATAAGTCTATCCGTCCTGCTGGGTCTGAGGTTGGTTTAATCTGAGGGATCATGGTGATTTCTTTCTCCACAAATCTATGCACCACTAAGCAGTAAATGATCTCTGCCAATGTTTTACGTTTCTCCTTATCCTTAACTTCAGATATCCTCCTGCGAAAGAGAAAGAAACTGCTAATATAACATAGCCTAGGTTTAAGCAAGAGAGGATAAAAGACTTACTTAGAGAGAATGTCTTGCGAAGAAGACGGTTCGGCTTTGAGATTATCGTTTTCGGTGGATAACTTGTCGAGCTGCTGATCGACAGTGACGGGTAAGAGATGAGGATGTGTCCTAAGAATCTGGTCCAGAAGCTGTCCCACAGGAGATTCCAGCTCAACAGGAGCAATCGGGGCAAAGTTGTCGTCTTCTCCTGAGGCTCTCACTGTCACGCCTCTTCCTCGCCCGTTCTCAGCGTTGTTGCTGCTACTTCCAAGCTTGGGGATACAGAACGAATGGCATCTCTGTAAATAACAACGAAAGCAATAGCAAGAAAATAAACTGAGAATCCATAAGCTACCAAGTGTCCGAGCAGATTAAACTAACCTAACCTAACGAAATAGCAGAACGAAGTAGACGAAACGACGAGTTTCACCTGAGGAAGAAACGATGGAGAAGTAGAGGGAGGAGAAAGGAACTTGGAGAGGGAGTGGTAGTGCTTGAAGCAGAGGCAGCCATAGCTGCCGATTGCttgcatttttttctttcttggatTTGATTTTTCGCAAAGTATCTCAGAGATGACTACTACCAAATTGTGGCTCAGGTTCTACAGAGACTCCTCTTATTAgctccaaaaataaataaattaacagaCAAAGTAGTAGACAACGAACCACTAAGAACACGCCACGTCATTATAATTGTTGGGCCACGATCAGCTCTTTGGCAAATTTGAATTCAGGCCCAAAACGTTTTCAACTTTGGTATCTGAGTTGATGATCATCAATTCATCATCGTTGTTGGTTTTTCTTGTTTGACTGCAGCATGCCACGTGGAAGAAGCACACGAACGGCGCAATGCAAGACAATTCGGTTCCTTTACCTTTTGTCTTTTTCACCTTTGGTTAAATAATATCCTTTGGTTAAATAATATCTCAGATGCATTTGCATTTGTCCTCGTGCACTCAACATGTGGAGGCTTTTCATCTGTAGCAAGGTTAGTGTTAAGTTACTGAAACTGAAAGGAATCATTAGCAATAGGATGGATAGGATTAGTAATCTACCAAAAGAGGTTATCCGCCGCATTGTCTCCTTTCTTTCTGCAAAGGAGGCTGTTTTCACATCTATTCTCTCAAAAAAGTGGCAAAATCTCTTTACCATCATTCCAAAGCTTCTGTTTGATGACACAGACGAGATTCAAGGGAGTTTCTCTTATTTCGTGGATGGAGTAATTTCTCTGCCGTCCAGTACTCGCGTGAATAAGTTCTACCTAAGATGCAGAGATCGTGTTGATCCAGCTCAATATGATCTTATCAACCGTTGTCTATGTGATGTGCTGAAGCGGGGCATCTTGGATCTTAAACTGGACATAGGTATTGGAAGACATTATTATCTGCCCTTTGAGTTTTTCACTTGCAAGACAGTTGTTAAAGTGGAACTGGAGGGTCGTTATGCGGCGGGTTATTCCTATGGGAAGGGTTTTGTTATTGATGTTCTCCCTGAGAATGCTTTTCTACCCGCACTTGATACGCTTACTCTTAGTGTCATTCAGTTCAACGATCTTCGTGGTTGTGCGTTTAAAAAACTTCTTTCTGCTTGCCCTGTACTTAAGGAACTGACAATATTTGGTATGAGGTGGCAACGTCCGAAATGGTCTGGCAAGCTGTGCATTCCAACCCTTCAAAGACTAATTATTCAAGATTTCCATCCTTCTCAGTTTACGAGAGTTACTTTGGATACTCCAAGTCTTACCTATTTTGAGTGCTCTGATGCTATGCCGGATGAGTATTCAATTTTTAATCTTGACTCCCTTGTTGAAGCTAAGCTCCATCTTATGTTCACTGACGGTCAGTACCAGTACTACATACCCTACGATGGATCTGTAAGTCATGATCACAATAATTCTTCTAGCACTCCAACAAATCTGATAAAGGGGTTGGGAAATGTTGAAATCATGGAGATATTATTTCAGAACACTTTCGTGGTAAGTGTGCTGTTGTTTCTTTTATAACTCTGTGACATCTTATTACAATTTGagtttctagaaaaaaaaaaaattagtaatcaTTGAGACATTATTGTTTTGCTTTCATATGATGTTCCACTAGAGGCTTTGTATCTAAATAATGCAGTACGTTGaagattagatatatatatatatattttttttgtttcaggcaTTATATTACTTCCGTGAAGCAATCCCGGTGTTTGAAAACCTATATCATTTAACCATTAGATGTGATGATGAGGAGGATTGTATGGCATTTCTACCATATTTGCTAAAGAAGTCTCCAAATCTAGAGACTCTTGTCATTGATGTatgatcaaaaccctaaatGCTTATTGGTCAAATAGCTTACCTTAAAGATACTCCTTAattttttctctatatatatattgttcctCTTGCTTCAGGGTCCACTGCACTACAATGAAGAACAACCTGAATCTGTTTGCAACTGCTTGTTGGGATATTCTTTCTTGTTGTCGTGTCCTATAAAGGTCCTACAGATAACCGATTACCGCGGAACAATTGGGGAGGTGGATCAATTGAagcattttatagagaaactgTCGTGTCTGAAGTTGGTGAAACTTCATTCTTGTGATAGACCTGACGTAGACAAGCAACACTTGATGATTCCCAGAGCTTCTTCAAAGTGCAAGATCAAGGTCACATTTTCCTGTTAGTTTTACTAACGCATGCATGAACAAAACTTTGGTCGTTCGTCCTAGTTTCTCACATGTTTGTTGTCACATGATCGGATTGTAATCACGCTTTTTCTTACTTATTTCCTAGTTACTGTGTTTGTCTTTTGTCAGATTCCTCGTTGTCTTAGTTTGTACTCTTCTTTCTAGGGCCTGTTTTTATTCTGGTTTTTGTtatatgctttgttttaattgttCGTTGATCCTTACTCTGTTTCAACTGATCGTATAATCTTCACTGGAAGTGACAGAATTTTAATCAAGAGGTGGATGCTTTTTGGAAGAGAGAAAAAACCAAAGTGTTTTAGTTCACTCAAGAAAGTATATCTTCAAGGCAGAAAACTTGCTCATAGTTTGGTCAAAGGCTATACTGTCCACATTTCAAAAGTCTGGTTCTTGGTGGAACAGAAGCTAAAACGAATGCGTCAATCCAATCATATATTTCTGTTACATCTTCTTGCTTGCTTCAGAAAAGTTTTCTTTATTCCCGTATATGCTTCTCTGCAATTCTATACACAATTTTTGAAAACAGTTCGAACTGCACTTTgggttgctttttttttttttgtaacacacacttcggtttttattttatttttacttttatatgtAAAGTCCGCTCAGATAAATTCATCACTAAcagtttcaatttattttttctgtaaataatattcttttacaTATTTGTATATATCTGGCTCGATCGTATAAGATTTAAGTATTTAACCTAAACCTGATCTTCTCCAACGTCTTCTGCTAACATGTCGACGTCTTTAACTAAACTTTCTACTGCCACAGACTCCAATGAGTCTTCACCACTTCTTGCAACCGCCAGAAGCTTCAAAGAATGGTTACCACTTAATCAGACATATCTTCCTGATGACTTACTGTTGAACTTCTTTGTCCGCGTCTCGGTATTGTATTACCCAATTCTCTCCTTAGTCTCCAAGAGATTCCGCTGTCTCCTAGCCTCACGTGCCCTTTACGAAACCCGAAAGCTTTTAAACCGCACCGAGAGTTGTATCTATGTGTGCTTACAGTACGGTACTGAAGAATCACGTTGGTTTACTCTCTGCCGTAGACCAACACGAGTCCCTAGACTCCCTACTCCTAAACCACAATGGTTCAGTCCATGCTTTAGACCATTTAGGAAGGAAGAGAGGAAGTTAGGTGACAATCTTTTGATCTCAGTCACAACTTCCAATTTTTCTCCTTGTGGTAATTTCCTGTGGAATCTTAGCACAGTTGGTTCTAATATCTACATGATTGGTGGATACATTGGTTATAAACCCACGTCTAGGGTATTCTGCATGGATTGTAGGTCTCATATCTGGCAGGAAGCTCCAAGCATGCTGATAGCTAGGAGATTCCCTCGCGTGAGTGTTCTTGATGGGAAAATATACGTATTGGAAAgcttcaaaaaatatgatacatcGAATTTGATGGAGGTTTTCGATCCTAAAACCCAAACATGGGAGCATGTGCCAACACCTGGTGCAGAGATACgcggtgaatatatacttaaaagtGGAGCCATCAAAGGaaaccttttatttttttggagaCAAGAACATGGTGTACAAGCCTAAGGAAAATCGATGGGATGCGGTAGGATGGGAGATAAATTATATAGGAACGGCGATCTGTGTGATAGATAACGTAATGTACTGTTATAGAAGGAATAAAGTGATTGAATGGTATGACGACGAGGAAAACTGTTGGAAGATTTTGAAAGGTTTGGAAGAACTGCCTAAATTACCAAGTGGTGTTACTTTGGTGAATTATGGTGGGAGGATTGCGGTTTCATGGGATACAAGAACATGTTTTAAGATGATGATTTGGTGTGCTGAGATTACTCTTGACAAAGGACTCAACGAACATGAGATTTATGGGAAGGTTGAGTGGTGCGATGTTGTGCTTACTGTCCCAAGGAAACTTCATCTTCACAAGAAGTTGATTGTGGCAATATCAGTTTGATGAGGCGACATGGTTATATCAGTTAGTTTTCATTATGTTTAAGGATTTATTTTAGGGGTTAAGTTTGATAAAGCAGAATGCATGTGATGTTTCTCTCTATTATAAATGCTATGTTTTGGCCTCTCCTCTTCTAGGTGATatgatttatttatgttttttttttctagattaTTTCATCAGTTACAAAAGCGACAGTAACATCAAAAAGACACCACAATAACATGATCAACCCATTTAACATTTCTAGAATGGGTTAGAAAATTGACCATTCGTGTTTGCGTTTTCGCATAGTCAGACACAACACACAATCGCTAATCAAGTGTGAAAAGAAGTAGAGAGAAGTTCAAAGAATTGAAAGCAGCTTGGATCGAGCAAGTTCTTACTTCTTAGGTGACTTTCTCTTT
It encodes the following:
- the LOC125608745 gene encoding F-box/LRR-repeat protein At3g58980-like — its product is MWRLFICSKVSVKLLKLKGIISNRMDRISNLPKEVIRRIVSFLSAKEAVFTSILSKKWQNLFTIIPKLLFDDTDEIQGSFSYFVDGVISLPSSTRVNKFYLRCRDRVDPAQYDLINRCLCDVLKRGILDLKLDIGIGRHYYLPFEFFTCKTVVKVELEGRYAAGYSYGKGFVIDVLPENAFLPALDTLTLSVIQFNDLRGCAFKKLLSACPVLKELTIFGMRWQRPKWSGKLCIPTLQRLIIQDFHPSQFTRVTLDTPSLTYFECSDAMPDEYSIFNLDSLVEAKLHLMFTDGQYQYYIPYDGSVSHDHNNSSSTPTNLIKGLGNVEIMEILFQNTFVALYYFREAIPVFENLYHLTIRCDDEEDCMAFLPYLLKKSPNLETLVIDGPLHYNEEQPESVCNCLLGYSFLLSCPIKVLQITDYRGTIGEVDQLKHFIEKLSCLKLVKLHSCDRPDVDKQHLMIPRASSKCKIKVTFSC
- the LOC125608746 gene encoding UV-B-induced protein At3g17800, chloroplastic-like, whose product is MQAIGSYGCLCFKHYHSLSKFLSPPSTSPSFLPQRCHSFCIPKLGSSSNNAENGRGRGVTVRASGEDDNFAPIAPVELESPVGQLLDQILRTHPHLLPVTVDQQLDKLSTENDNLKAEPSSSQDILSKRISEVKDKEKRKTLAEIIYCLVVHRFVEKEITMIPQIKPTSDPAGRIDLWPNQEEKLEVIHSAEAFEMIQSHLSSVLGDRTAVGPLSSIVQISKIKLGKLYAASVMYGYFLRRIDQRYQLERTMNTLPKRPDKTRERYEEPSPPYPLWDPDSLIRIQPEEYDPDEYAIQRNEGESSSYGLRSYVTYLDSDTLQRYATIRSKEAMSLIEKQTQALFGRPDIRILEDGKLDTSNDEVLSLSFSGLAMLVLEAVTFGSFLWDAESYVESKYHFLKA